ACGCTGATCCTGCTCTTCCTCTGCTGCCATCCCGCGCTCTCACCGGCCTCGGCGATCTCGCTCACCCTGCGCGCCGTCGGTGGCCTGACCACGGCCGAGATCGCCCGCGCCTTCATGGTGCCGGAGGCGACGATGGCGCAGCGGATCAGTCGGGCCAAGCAGCGGATCAAGACCTCCGGGATCCCGTTCCGGATGCCGGACCCGCGCGACCGTTCGGGGCGTCTCGACGCGGTGCTGCACGTCCTCTATCTGATCTTCAACGAGGGACACACCAGCAGCGGCGGTCCCGCGCTGCGACGGGTCGAGCTGTCCGGCGAGGCGATCCGGTTGGCCCGGGCCGCGCATGCCCTGCTGCCCGGTGACAGCGAGGTCGCCGGGTTACTCGCGTTGATGATCCTCACCGAGGCGCGCAGCCCGGCACGTACCGGGCCGGGCGGCGAGCTGATCTCCCTGGCGGAGCAGGATCGCAGCCGCTGGGACGCGGCGGCGATCGCCGAGGGGGTCGACCTGATCACCCGGACGTTGCCGGTCGGCCCGGTCGGTCCGTACCAGATCCAGGCCGCCATCGCCGCCCTGCACGACGAGGCGCCGACCGCCGAGAAGACCGACTGGCCGCAGATCCTCGCCCTGTACGAGGTGCTGGAACATCACTCCGCCAGCCCCGTCGTCTCCCTCAACCGGGCGGTCGCCACCGCGATGGTGCACGGCCCGGCCGCCGGCCTCGACGCGCTCGCGGCGCTGGACGGCGACCCGCGCATGTCCGGAAACCACCGCCTGTACGCGGCCCGGGCGCACCTGTACGAGATGCTCGGCGACCGGCAGACAGCGGTGGAGAACTACCGTGCTGCCGCCGGCCGGACCACCAGCCTCCCTGAGCAGCACTACCTCCGGCTGCGGGCGGCCCGGCTCGCCGTTGTTGATCCGGCGGGGCCGGTACCGGAGCGCCGGTGACCGACGCGCGGGGTGCGTACCGTCGGAGCGGCGGTGGAGGTCCGGCCGTAGTCGCGCGCGGCGGCGGCCACCGACTCGTCGGCGTCCCGCTCAAGGGCCTGCCGGATGTGTGGCGGAATGAGGTCTGATGTCGCCATTGCCAGCCGGACCTGCGCGGAACGGTCGTCGACCAGCGATTCCAGATCCGCCTCGTCCAGTTCGAGGGTGCTCACGAGTGCCGCGCGGACGTCGACCGCAGAGTCCCGGGAGAGCCGGGAGCGCTGCTCGGCCGTGGTCCGCGCGTTGCGGGCGAGCCCCTTGCGCACCCGTACGGTGCGGTCGGCCATCAGGGCGGTGATCACGTCCGGGTCGTGGGTGTGGGTGGCGAGTCGTTCCCGTACCTCGGGTGACACGTCGTCGACGAGGATGGCGGCGAGCTCCGGTTCCAGGGTGCGCACCTCCGCGAGGAGGCCACGGAGTTCCTTGTCCGGCGCCTTCGCCATCACCTCTCGGACCGACTCGTCGCAGGCCGGGTTGCCGGCGACCGCCCAGCGGACCCACCGGTCGGCGTCCTTCACCAGGCGCAGCAGGTTGCCGACCGACGCCGACGTGTTCCGCGCCACCGCCTCGCGGACGTGACGATCATGGTCTCGGGCGAGCGGTCGCAGTGCCTGCGCGGGTGCGTCGGTCCGCGCCGCGACCGCCTTGCGGACCAGCGGCGACGGGTCGGAGGCCAGATCGTAGAGCCTCATCTGCGGTGTCGCGGGGTTGTTCGCGAGGGCGAGCCGCGCGTCGACGCTCCCACCGGTGGTGGTGCCTGACCCACTGTGACGGTCAGATCCGTCGACGTCCTGCTGCTGTCCCATGCCGCCAATCATGTCATGGGCTTTCCGGGGGGCCCGGAGACCAACACCGCCGGGGGCTCAGGTCGGTACGGGGTACGACCGACCTGAGCCCGATGGAGCTACTCGTTACGGGCTGTCTCGGGACCGGTGATCCGCCGCAGCAGCGGCATGGTCGAGGCGATGATCGCGAGCGAGGCGGCGAGGCCGGCGACCACGATCAGGTAGTAGCTGATCCCCGGTGCCCGCAGCGAGTAGTGCATCTGCGAGGTGAGGAACAGGTGGGCGGCGAGGAACCCGGTCCCGGTCGCCAGCGCGGCGACGACCAGGAGCGGGACGGTGCTCTCCAGCGCCACCACCCGGCGGAGTACGCCGAGCGGGACGCCGGTCAGGCGCAGCATGCTGAACGGGCGCTTGCGGTCGGTCAGGCCGCCGACCACGGCGACCGCCAGGCTGCACCCGGCGATGGGCAGGCTGGCGAGGATCACCACGTTCGCGAGCTGCTGCCACTGGACCAGGGTCCGGGTGAAGTCCGCTTCGAACTCGCCTGCGGTGGCGGGGAAACGGCCCTGCGGGATGGCGGTCGCGAGAGCCGTCCGCGCCCGTTCGATCGCCGCTGCCGTGCCGTCGGTCTGGGCGACGATCGACACCACCGGAAGCTGTCGCAGGCTCTCGGCGGAGACGGCTGCGGCTGGCCAGACCATGGGGTCCTGCGACATGTCACGGGGGGCGATGAGATCCGGATAGACCCCGGCCACCTCCGTGCCGGCCGGGCAGCCACCGAAGGTCGCGAGGCGGGCGAGTTCGGCGCAGGAGATCAGGGCCGGCATCGATCGGTCGCCGGCGGAGGCCAGGCCGAGGTCGGGGCTCTCGTGGACCAGGGTGGCATCGCGGACGCCGGGGATCGCGCGCAGTTCGGCCAGGGCCGCGTCTACCTGCGGTTCGGGTTGGCCGGCGACCCGTTCCTCCGGCCAGAACGTCTTGGCCAGCGAGGAGCTGAAGGTCGATCCGGCGCGTGGTGCGCCGCGTTCGGCGACGATCGTGGTGATCACGCCGGTGGCCACACTGGTGACGAAGAGCGCGAGCATGAGCCCGCTGACCGCCCGGAAGCCGGCCTGCGGGTTGTCCGCGAGTCGCCGTCCGGCGATCAGGGTCGCGGGTCGGGTCGCCCGGCCCGCCATCACCCGGGAGCCGAGCATGGTCAACCAGGGTCCGGCGACGACCAGCCCCACCATGATCAGCAGGATCCCGGACAGGTACGCCGCGCTCTGGCCGTTGGTGGTCGCGGGGCGGCGACCGACGAAGAAGACGAGTTCGGCGATCCCGAGCGCGAGCGGGATCAACCGCCACGCCCGGGGCGGGCTCGGGGTGACCCGTCGGCTCACGCCGAGCGGGGAGATGCGTACCCGGCGCAGCGCGAGCCGCGCCGTGACCACCGCCGCGACCGGCACCCCGAGCGCCACCAGCAGCACGTCGACCACGCCGAGCGACAGGTCGTCCGGAAAGAACGGCGTTCCGGTGAAGGGGATCTCGGCGAGGGCCGGGCGGAACAGGAGGAACAGTCCGAAGCCGACGACGGTTCCGGCGACCGCGGCGACCGCCGATTCGACTGCGGCGATCATCGAGATCTGCCGGGGTGTCGCACCGACCAGGCGCATCGCGGCGAACCGCTGCTCCCGGCGGGCCGCGGACAGTCGGGTCGCGGTGCCGATGAACATGAGCACCGGGAAGAGCAACCCGGCCGCCACCACGGAGAGCAGCAGTGTCATCCCGGCTCCGCGTACGCCGAGCGAGCATCCGGCACAGTCCGAGTCGGCGGACATGATGCTGGTGACCTGTTCGGCGCCGGGATGTTTCGACAGCTCGTCGGGACCGTGGCCGACGATGACGAGCAGCGAGTCGGGCGACGGTAGCGCCGACGGTCCGATCGTGCCGATCTGCCGGCCCGGGAAGCGGTTGCCGAGTTCGGCGGCCGGGGTGGCGCGCAGCAGTGCGCTCAGCGCCGGTGAGGCGTAGAACTCTCCCGGGCCGGGCAGCCGGGGCAGGCCCGGCGGGATCGGTGCCCGGGGACCGGTGGCGGCAACGTCGACCCGGCCGATGTTCTCGCCGTGGAAGTAGTCGTT
The Micromonospora pisi DNA segment above includes these coding regions:
- a CDS encoding FtsX-like permease family protein, which translates into the protein MIRLGLRLALASGREAAVRLTIITVAVAFGVGLLLATVAGVNGVGSQNSRYAWLSTGNSEVASADASSVDPLWWLLRNDYFHGENIGRVDVAATGPRAPIPPGLPRLPGPGEFYASPALSALLRATPAAELGNRFPGRQIGTIGPSALPSPDSLLVIVGHGPDELSKHPGAEQVTSIMSADSDCAGCSLGVRGAGMTLLLSVVAAGLLFPVLMFIGTATRLSAARREQRFAAMRLVGATPRQISMIAAVESAVAAVAGTVVGFGLFLLFRPALAEIPFTGTPFFPDDLSLGVVDVLLVALGVPVAAVVTARLALRRVRISPLGVSRRVTPSPPRAWRLIPLALGIAELVFFVGRRPATTNGQSAAYLSGILLIMVGLVVAGPWLTMLGSRVMAGRATRPATLIAGRRLADNPQAGFRAVSGLMLALFVTSVATGVITTIVAERGAPRAGSTFSSSLAKTFWPEERVAGQPEPQVDAALAELRAIPGVRDATLVHESPDLGLASAGDRSMPALISCAELARLATFGGCPAGTEVAGVYPDLIAPRDMSQDPMVWPAAAVSAESLRQLPVVSIVAQTDGTAAAIERARTALATAIPQGRFPATAGEFEADFTRTLVQWQQLANVVILASLPIAGCSLAVAVVGGLTDRKRPFSMLRLTGVPLGVLRRVVALESTVPLLVVAALATGTGFLAAHLFLTSQMHYSLRAPGISYYLIVVAGLAASLAIIASTMPLLRRITGPETARNE
- a CDS encoding RNA polymerase sigma factor translates to MNDIRPVEDLLRELAPQVLGVLTRRFGDFATAEDAVQEALLAAATQWPQQGLPENPRGWLIQVGYRRMIELVRSEQARRKREDLAARREPDDTRSAPAADLEIATDRDDTLILLFLCCHPALSPASAISLTLRAVGGLTTAEIARAFMVPEATMAQRISRAKQRIKTSGIPFRMPDPRDRSGRLDAVLHVLYLIFNEGHTSSGGPALRRVELSGEAIRLARAAHALLPGDSEVAGLLALMILTEARSPARTGPGGELISLAEQDRSRWDAAAIAEGVDLITRTLPVGPVGPYQIQAAIAALHDEAPTAEKTDWPQILALYEVLEHHSASPVVSLNRAVATAMVHGPAAGLDALAALDGDPRMSGNHRLYAARAHLYEMLGDRQTAVENYRAAAGRTTSLPEQHYLRLRAARLAVVDPAGPVPERR